TGAGTGTGCCGGTGTGGGGATCAAGGTCGGCGACCAGACGGAGCAGCAGGGATTTGCCGCTTCCTGAAGCGCCGGTGATGGCCAGACACTCGCCGTGTCCTACGTGAAAGGTGACTGGACCGACCCGTTCAGACCTGAGTTTTTCGGCAATCAGGCCGGTATTCTTGCTCATGAATGGCTTGTAGCGAAACGGCGGGAAGGCCGCAATTCCGCTAGAAACATCATGTTTCATATCGGATAAAAAACGAAATATAAAAGTTTATTATCTTTTATAGCGTGGAATTGACGGAAATCATGGAGCCGGATGCCGGGATGCGTGCCTGCTGCCCCCGCAGGTCAGAAATCTGCTATTCACATCTGCTCTTCAGGGGAGAACGCAAATGGCACGCGTAGCAGGGAAAGTAGCGATTATCAGTGGTGCGGCTTCGGGTATCGGCAAGGCGACTGCCATACTTCTGGCCAGGGAAGGCGCTTCCGTCGTCATAGGCGACCTGAAAGAGGAAGACGGACAGAAGACCGTTGCGGACATCGAGGCGGCTGGCGGCAAGGCGCTGTTCGTCAAGCTCGACGTCAGCAGGGAAGCTGACTGGAAAGCGGCCATTGACGCAACGATCGCAAAATTCGGAAAACTGGATATTGCCGTCAATAATGCGGGCATCGCCTACACGGGAACCGTGGAAAGCACCGACTTTGCACACTGGCAGCGTGTGATTTCCATCAATCTCGATGGCGTTTTCCTTGGCACGAAATACGCCATTGAAGGCATGCGCAAGCATGGCAAGGGTGGGTCGATCGTCAACCTGTCCTCGATCGAGGGGCTGATCGGTGACCCGACGCTGGCCGCCTACAACGCCAGCAAGGGTG
The Acetobacter aceti genome window above contains:
- a CDS encoding glucose 1-dehydrogenase — protein: MARVAGKVAIISGAASGIGKATAILLAREGASVVIGDLKEEDGQKTVADIEAAGGKALFVKLDVSREADWKAAIDATIAKFGKLDIAVNNAGIAYTGTVESTDFAHWQRVISINLDGVFLGTKYAIEGMRKHGKGGSIVNLSSIEGLIGDPTLAAYNASKGGVRLFTKSSALHCAKSGYAIRVNSVHPGYIWTPMVAALTNEEASAKQKLVDLHPLGHLGEPDDIAYGILFLASDESKFMTGSELVIDGGYTTQ